GTCCAAGAGGGCGGAGGCGGACGGGATGTCCTCGCGCTCGTGCACCACGACCTCGACGCGCTCGCCGCCGGTGCGGGCCTTGAGCTGGTCGGAGGTGCCCGTGGCGATGACATGGCCGTGGTCGACCACCGCGATCTCGTGCGCGAGGTGATCGGCCTCTTCGAGGTACTGGGTGGTCAGCAGCAACGTCGTACCGCCCGAGACCAGTCGCTTGATGACCTCCCACAGCAGCTGACGGTTGCGCGGGTCGAGTCCGGTCGTCGGCTCGTCCATGAACATCACGGGCGGTGAGACCACCAGGGCGGCCGCGAGGTCGAGGCGGCGGCGCATGCCGCCGGAGTAGGTCTTCGTGGGACGGTCGGCGGCGTCGGCGAGGTCGAACTGTTCCAGCAGTTCGGCCGCGCGGGCCTTCGCCGCCTTCGCCTTCATCTGGTAGAGCTGGCCGACCATCTGCAGGTTCTCGCGGCCGGTGAGGTACTCGTCGACCGCCGCGAACTGGCCGGACAGGCCGATGGAGCGGCGCACGGCGTCGGGATGCTTGAGGACGTCGATGCCCGCGACGACCGCCGAGCCGCTGTCGGGACGCAACAGGGTGGTCAGACAACGGACGGTCGTCGTCTTGCCCGCGCCGTTCGGCCCGAGCAGGCCGAGGACCGTGCCCTCGGGGACATCGAGGTCGACGCCGTCCAGAGCCCTTACGTCACCGAAGGTCTTCACCAGGCCTTCGGCATAGATGGCGCCTGGCATATGAGTCTCCACGTCGTTGGGGATTACTGGCCATGCAACACAGACACACCATAACGCGATGTATCGCG
Above is a window of Streptomyces sp. DT2A-34 DNA encoding:
- a CDS encoding ATP-binding cassette domain-containing protein is translated as MPGAIYAEGLVKTFGDVRALDGVDLDVPEGTVLGLLGPNGAGKTTTVRCLTTLLRPDSGSAVVAGIDVLKHPDAVRRSIGLSGQFAAVDEYLTGRENLQMVGQLYQMKAKAAKARAAELLEQFDLADAADRPTKTYSGGMRRRLDLAAALVVSPPVMFMDEPTTGLDPRNRQLLWEVIKRLVSGGTTLLLTTQYLEEADHLAHEIAVVDHGHVIATGTSDQLKARTGGERVEVVVHEREDIPSASALLDKYSLRGFGKGDTTVEEHTRKITTPVTGGAKLLAEVIRELDTRGIEIDDIGLRRPTLDDVFLSLTGHLAEVKDEENGKEAVK